A window of the Lactuca sativa cultivar Salinas chromosome 5, Lsat_Salinas_v11, whole genome shotgun sequence genome harbors these coding sequences:
- the LOC111911659 gene encoding uncharacterized protein LOC111911659, with the protein MDLFGPVSVLNINKGSYCLVVKDDYSRFTWVFFLSNKSGIVDLINKFIMMIENQTNEKVKALRTDNGTEFKNVVLDHFCAEKGIMRQYSDVRTPQQNCVAEWRNHTLMDAARTMFYDVSGFCSGTKVVIEDEEEDVVYKPPLVPPTTPMVDEAVPSTSSGSSSQRINPDVEATPLTPTGREFMTRDTSAATQSFMELLFPRPIANEYVASTSHGSRSFEADDGLININNLPVTINDINHQVPTRLQRDHPIENVIG; encoded by the exons atggatttatttggtccggtcAGCGTTCTCAACATCAACAAGGGATCTTATTGCCTGGTTGTGAAAGATGACTACTCACGGttcacatgggttttcttcttatccaacaagagTGGGATCGTTGATCTGATCAACAAGTTCATCATGATGATTGAGAATCAAACGAATGAGAAGGTGAAGGCGCTTAGAACGGATAATGGCACGGAGTTTAAAAATGTTGTTTTGGACCACTTCTGTGCCGAAAAGGGAATAATGCGTCAATATAGTGATGTTCGGACACCTCAACAAAATTGTGTTGCGGAATGGCGGAACCATACTTTGATGGACGCCGCAAGAACGATGTTTT ATGATGTGTCAGGTTTTTGCTCAGGTACGAAGGTTGTTAttgaagatgaagaggaagatgttGTTTACAAACCACCTTTGGTGCCTCCTACGACTCCTATGGTAGATGAAGCTGTTCCAAGTACTTCTTCAGGTTCTTCAAGTCAAAGAATCAATCCTGATGTTGAAGCCACTCCTCTTACTCCTACTGGAAGAGAGTTCATGACCAGAGATACTTCCGCTGCTACTCAATCATTCATGGAGCTTCTCTTTCCTCGGCCAATAGCAAACGAGTACGTGGCAAGCACCTCTCATGGTTCCAGATCATTTGAGGCAGATGACGGACTCATCAACATCAACAACCTTCCTGTCACAATTAATGACATCAACCATCAAGTTCCCACCAGacttcaacgcgatcatccgatcgaaaacgTCATTGGTTAA